The following proteins are co-located in the Streptomyces sp. NBC_01198 genome:
- a CDS encoding TetR/AcrR family transcriptional regulator, whose protein sequence is MHIQDMTWPTSAGPDGATGRAAPLRVDAQRNLEHVLRAAREVFGELGYGAPMEDVARRARVGVGTVYRRFPSKDVLVRRIAEEETARLTEQARTALGQENDSWSALARFLRTSVASGAGRLLPPQVLRVQGSAPHDAEGAGGGNRVPQQRGRFAEAAEGARPGSGDHSGRDALTEAGAGGSRGARVEDQEGVRTLLDVVGQLVERAREAGELRADVSVADVLLVIATAAPSLPDAAQQAAASARLLDILLEGLRSRPSERPVAHD, encoded by the coding sequence ATGCACATTCAAGACATGACATGGCCGACTTCCGCAGGTCCCGACGGGGCGACCGGCCGGGCGGCACCGCTGCGGGTCGACGCCCAGCGGAATCTGGAGCACGTCCTGCGGGCCGCTCGCGAGGTCTTCGGCGAACTGGGCTACGGCGCGCCCATGGAGGACGTGGCGCGGCGCGCCCGGGTCGGCGTCGGCACCGTCTACCGGCGCTTCCCCAGCAAGGACGTGCTGGTCAGGCGGATCGCCGAGGAGGAGACCGCGCGGCTGACCGAACAGGCGCGCACCGCGCTGGGCCAGGAGAACGACTCCTGGTCCGCGCTGGCCCGCTTCCTGCGCACCTCGGTCGCCTCCGGCGCCGGGCGGCTGCTGCCGCCGCAGGTGCTGCGAGTGCAGGGCAGCGCGCCGCACGACGCGGAGGGGGCAGGCGGAGGGAACCGGGTGCCGCAGCAGCGCGGCAGGTTCGCCGAGGCCGCGGAGGGCGCCCGTCCGGGCTCCGGCGACCACAGCGGCCGCGACGCCCTCACCGAGGCCGGGGCGGGCGGCAGCCGCGGCGCCAGGGTCGAGGACCAGGAGGGGGTGCGCACGCTGCTCGACGTCGTCGGCCAGCTGGTGGAAAGGGCGCGGGAGGCGGGCGAGTTGCGCGCCGACGTCTCGGTCGCCGACGTCCTGCTGGTCATCGCCACGGCGGCGCCGTCGCTGCCGGACGCGGCCCAGCAGGCGGCAGCCTCGGCCAGGTTGCTGGACATCCTGCTCGAAGGTCTGCGCTCGCGCCCCTCGGAGCGGCCCGTGGCGCACGACTGA
- a CDS encoding NAD(P)/FAD-dependent oxidoreductase — MTTESAAMAKASTPRILVVGGGYVGMYTALQLQRKLHLKRGEAEIVVVEPQPYMTYQPFLPEAAAGSISPRHVVVPLRRVLDRCRIVVGEVRSIDHDKRVASVVTPATEEEGGGATEIAYDQLVIAPGSVSRILPVPGLAEHGIGFKTVEEAIGLRNHVLEQLDIASSTRDADVREAALTFVFVGGGYAGVEALGELENMARYALRYYHNVRAEDMKWVLVEATGRILPEVGDELGRYAVRELRGRNVDIRLETRLESCEHRIAVLSDGSRLPTRTLVWTAGVKPAPLLAATGLPQNGSGRLVAEATLRVAGRDGVWAAGDAAAVPDLTADADGALCAPNAQHAVRQAKVLAGNVVAQLRGEPLTEYRHKHVGSVASLGLHEGVALLYGREFKGYPAWLVHRAYHLSRMPTANRKSKVLAEWILSGLFKREIVSLGSLEHPRAEFAQAAGSGGEPGLPRP; from the coding sequence ATGACGACGGAGTCGGCGGCCATGGCCAAGGCAAGCACACCGCGCATTCTTGTGGTCGGCGGTGGTTATGTCGGCATGTACACGGCGTTGCAGCTGCAGCGAAAGCTCCATCTGAAACGCGGTGAGGCGGAGATCGTGGTCGTCGAGCCACAGCCGTACATGACCTACCAGCCGTTCCTCCCCGAGGCCGCCGCCGGATCGATCTCCCCGCGGCACGTCGTCGTGCCGCTGCGCCGCGTCCTGGACCGCTGCCGGATCGTCGTCGGCGAGGTGCGCTCGATCGACCACGACAAGCGGGTCGCGAGCGTCGTCACACCCGCCACCGAGGAGGAGGGCGGCGGCGCCACCGAGATCGCGTACGACCAGCTGGTCATCGCCCCCGGCTCGGTCTCCCGGATCCTGCCCGTGCCGGGCCTGGCCGAGCACGGCATCGGCTTCAAGACCGTCGAGGAGGCGATCGGGCTGCGCAACCACGTACTGGAACAGCTCGACATCGCCTCCTCCACCCGCGACGCCGACGTCCGCGAGGCCGCCCTGACCTTCGTCTTCGTCGGCGGCGGATACGCCGGGGTGGAAGCGCTCGGCGAGCTGGAGAACATGGCGCGCTACGCCCTGCGCTACTACCACAACGTCCGGGCCGAGGACATGAAGTGGGTGCTGGTCGAGGCGACCGGCCGGATCCTGCCCGAGGTCGGTGACGAGCTGGGCCGGTACGCGGTCCGCGAGCTGCGCGGGCGCAATGTCGACATCCGGCTGGAGACCCGGCTCGAATCGTGCGAGCACCGCATCGCCGTCCTGTCCGACGGATCCCGGCTGCCGACCAGGACCCTGGTGTGGACCGCGGGCGTCAAGCCGGCACCGCTGCTGGCCGCGACCGGGCTGCCGCAGAACGGCAGCGGACGGCTGGTCGCCGAGGCCACCTTGCGGGTCGCCGGCCGGGACGGCGTCTGGGCGGCCGGCGACGCGGCGGCCGTGCCGGACCTCACCGCCGACGCCGACGGGGCCCTGTGCGCGCCCAACGCCCAGCACGCCGTGCGCCAGGCCAAGGTGCTCGCCGGGAACGTCGTGGCACAGCTGCGCGGCGAACCGCTCACCGAGTACCGGCACAAGCACGTCGGCTCCGTCGCCTCCCTCGGCCTGCACGAGGGCGTGGCCCTGCTCTACGGGCGCGAGTTCAAGGGCTACCCGGCCTGGCTGGTGCACCGCGCCTACCACCTCAGCCGGATGCCGACCGCGAACCGCAAGTCCAAGGTCCTCGCGGAGTGGATCCTTTCCGGGCTGTTCAAGCGGGAGATCGTCTCGCTGGGCTCCCTCGAGCACCCGCGCGCCGAGTTCGCACAGGCGGCGGGAAGCGGCGGTGAGCCCGGCCTGCCACGGCCGTGA